One window of the Nocardia huaxiensis genome contains the following:
- a CDS encoding DUF305 domain-containing protein, with protein sequence MTPSPAPRARRSTPAGTRRRWITGAALSSLALLLLVLGAAGRPLFITENPSPTPILDATEIGFAQDMLAHHQQALVIAQRLSPDADPMVRRLAQQISDSQRFEIGMLLGWLRLTNAGPTNSHPMVWMHGAGESTVTGHAHPATTSVASPATATMPGMASMTELDALSAASGLDAEILFLQLMQRHHYGGVAMAQAANALLTGGPVKLAARDMVTTQGQEIGFIGLLLTQRGGLG encoded by the coding sequence ATGACTCCATCCCCCGCTCCCCGCGCGCGGCGATCCACCCCCGCCGGCACGCGGCGACGCTGGATCACCGGCGCGGCCCTGAGCTCGCTCGCCTTGCTGCTGCTGGTGCTCGGCGCCGCCGGACGGCCCCTGTTCATCACCGAGAACCCCTCCCCCACACCGATTCTCGATGCCACCGAGATCGGATTCGCGCAGGATATGCTTGCCCATCACCAGCAGGCGCTGGTCATCGCGCAACGCCTGAGCCCCGACGCCGACCCGATGGTGCGCAGGCTGGCTCAGCAGATCTCCGACAGCCAGCGGTTCGAGATCGGCATGCTGCTGGGCTGGCTCCGACTGACGAATGCCGGACCCACCAACAGCCACCCGATGGTGTGGATGCACGGTGCGGGCGAATCCACGGTGACCGGGCACGCGCATCCGGCCACGACCTCTGTCGCGAGCCCGGCGACCGCCACCATGCCCGGAATGGCGAGCATGACCGAACTCGACGCACTGTCCGCGGCCTCGGGCCTGGACGCGGAAATCCTCTTCCTGCAACTGATGCAGCGCCACCACTACGGCGGCGTCGCCATGGCGCAGGCCGCCAACGCGCTGCTCACCGGCGGCCCGGTCAAACTCGCCGCCCGCGACATGGTGACCACCCAGGGCCAGGAAATCGGTTTCATCGGATTGCTGCTGACCCAGCGCGGCGGGCTCGGCTGA
- a CDS encoding TetR/AcrR family transcriptional regulator has protein sequence MTSDKQPRPGRPRDTDKDLAVLIAARHLLAEVGYPRTTVVAIAKRAGVNTPAIYRRWPTRQALLEEAIHGPGGYPPPEPTGDLRADLATWVRIFLARAESPAARAGVPGLLADSQTEDARRRLLAIGAPARKRFAELLGGAVDDGRIPPGADPELLFEILSGATTFHALLRGGEDAESFVSGVAEALYVIASHGVRSR, from the coding sequence GTGACTTCGGATAAACAGCCGCGTCCCGGGCGACCACGTGACACGGACAAGGATCTCGCGGTGCTCATCGCGGCCCGGCACCTGCTCGCCGAAGTCGGCTACCCGCGGACCACCGTGGTGGCCATCGCCAAACGCGCCGGCGTGAACACCCCGGCGATCTATCGGCGCTGGCCCACACGGCAGGCATTGCTGGAGGAGGCGATTCACGGGCCGGGGGGATACCCGCCGCCCGAACCGACCGGCGATCTGCGAGCGGACCTGGCCACCTGGGTGCGCATCTTCCTGGCGCGTGCCGAGAGTCCGGCCGCGCGTGCGGGCGTGCCCGGGCTGCTCGCCGATTCACAGACCGAGGACGCGCGCCGCCGGCTGCTGGCCATCGGCGCTCCCGCCCGCAAGCGGTTCGCGGAGCTGCTCGGCGGCGCGGTGGACGACGGCCGGATCCCGCCCGGCGCGGACCCCGAGTTGCTCTTCGAGATCCTTTCCGGTGCGACGACATTCCATGCGCTGCTGCGCGGCGGCGAGGACGCCGAGTCGTTCGTGTCCGGTGTCGCGGAAGCGCTCTACGTGATTGCGTCCCACGGGGTGCGGTCACGGTGA
- a CDS encoding PucR family transcriptional regulator: MTSYAEPSGPLAGGRADSVPADGEPIVWTPVIPAAAQQIWRIILRPIARELGRSAPQLTSEAVERMRAELPALFPDAQAVQESAASILAHVLQLVETIERASDPRRFELPEPGLSLIRSRVRRGIPPSEIMRLYRMAQERVWQWMLVRITAAARDSADLATALELATGWLFAYTDGAMIRAEHTYQFEREDWMRSAAAAHAAAIADILAERERDAARASSRLRYDLNRHHIAVVLWLDSDRDGGDPQGLLGTAFGELARRLGAETTFTHHRGALLLAGWASRREPFGSGIFEDLGRAERLPEGVRAAVGETGHGLTGFRRGHLDAEHARRVATLIGARAETVTRYRDVAVAALCTVDREHARVFVSRVLGPLAASDENTYRLATTLAVYLEENRSRRRAADRLTVHPNTVSYRVQQAESILGRSADTGVLELQVALAMLPTLAAPDLASAPDL, translated from the coding sequence GTGACGTCGTACGCCGAACCGTCGGGCCCGCTTGCTGGCGGGCGCGCGGATTCCGTGCCCGCCGACGGCGAGCCGATCGTTTGGACGCCGGTCATTCCCGCTGCGGCACAGCAGATTTGGCGGATCATCCTGCGTCCGATCGCACGCGAGCTTGGCCGCAGTGCCCCACAGCTGACGAGCGAGGCGGTGGAGCGGATGCGGGCCGAACTGCCCGCGCTGTTTCCCGACGCGCAGGCCGTCCAGGAAAGCGCGGCCAGCATTCTGGCTCACGTGCTCCAGCTGGTGGAGACTATCGAAAGGGCGAGTGATCCAAGGCGATTCGAGCTTCCCGAGCCGGGTCTCTCGCTGATCAGGTCGCGGGTGCGGCGCGGGATCCCACCATCGGAGATCATGCGGCTCTACCGGATGGCTCAGGAACGGGTCTGGCAGTGGATGCTCGTCCGGATCACCGCCGCCGCGCGCGATTCCGCCGACTTGGCGACCGCGCTGGAACTGGCCACCGGGTGGCTGTTCGCCTATACCGACGGGGCGATGATCCGGGCCGAGCACACCTACCAGTTCGAACGCGAGGACTGGATGCGCAGCGCCGCGGCGGCGCACGCGGCGGCGATCGCCGACATTCTCGCCGAGCGGGAACGCGATGCGGCGCGGGCATCCTCGCGCCTGCGGTATGACCTCAACCGGCATCACATCGCGGTCGTGCTGTGGCTCGACAGCGATCGGGACGGCGGCGATCCGCAGGGATTACTCGGTACGGCATTCGGCGAACTCGCCCGCAGGCTCGGCGCCGAGACCACCTTCACGCATCATCGCGGTGCGTTGCTGCTCGCGGGCTGGGCCAGCCGCCGAGAACCCTTCGGCTCCGGGATCTTCGAGGATCTCGGCCGAGCCGAGCGTCTACCCGAGGGGGTGCGGGCAGCCGTGGGCGAAACCGGCCACGGCTTGACCGGATTCCGGCGCGGACATCTCGACGCGGAGCACGCACGTCGGGTCGCCACCTTGATCGGCGCGCGGGCGGAAACGGTGACGCGGTACAGGGATGTCGCCGTCGCAGCGCTGTGCACGGTCGATCGCGAGCACGCCCGGGTCTTCGTGAGCCGGGTGCTGGGGCCGCTCGCCGCCTCCGACGAGAACACCTACCGGCTGGCCACCACGCTGGCGGTCTATCTCGAGGAGAACCGCAGTCGGCGTCGCGCCGCCGATCGGTTGACCGTGCACCCGAACACGGTCAGCTACCGGGTGCAGCAGGCGGAGTCGATTTTGGGCCGCAGTGCCGACACCGGCGTGCTGGAACTACAGGTCGCGCTGGCGATGCTGCCGACATTGGCCGCCCCCGACCTCGCGTCCGCGCCGGATTTGTGA
- a CDS encoding LVIVD repeat-containing protein, whose product MRSHRVRRARNYLAIVAAAALLPTGTGAAQPPAITPDVTRELRDIADTAVERADCHDAALTETGLQGDVPAADRGSGRSTLGYSCNITRIGGYTGRGGGITSTSFDHCVYLGSFFPGDLLGPSNGVQVLDVSDPANPVPTANLTEPAMLAGTWESLKVSPARKLLVGVGVPAMTGYGLISVYDISDCAHPVLLNPGPGTSLSMPVPLTGHEGAFSPDGNTYWSSGVIPGIVSAVDLTDPARPHVIWQGMPGYSMHGMGLSDDGNRMYLTNNMGGVSVLDISAVQRRDPDPRVPVLTQLTWTDGMATQHAIPVTYGGTPYVYTVDEAGSGGVKLIDISDERHPEVVNSIKLEINLLENRTEAIASSIGGSIFAYDSHYCSADRPVDPTALACGWISSGIRIFDVRDPLRVREIAYYNPPARTGQNAELWNSPHALASIIGLPLLNLPSVTQAMERGAFDPALAWNSRGGQPVFGDLSSDWCMSAPEWHGSTLWASCADNGFMTLALSPDVYTPPADQRSTIGS is encoded by the coding sequence ATGAGATCTCATCGAGTTCGCCGCGCCAGGAATTACCTGGCAATCGTCGCGGCCGCAGCACTTCTCCCCACCGGAACCGGGGCCGCGCAGCCGCCCGCCATCACCCCCGACGTCACGCGAGAGTTGCGGGACATCGCCGACACCGCCGTCGAGCGCGCCGACTGCCACGACGCCGCGCTCACCGAAACCGGTCTGCAGGGCGATGTCCCCGCCGCCGATCGCGGCAGCGGGCGCAGCACACTCGGCTACAGCTGCAACATCACTCGGATCGGCGGCTACACCGGACGCGGCGGCGGCATCACATCCACCAGCTTCGACCACTGCGTGTATCTGGGCAGCTTCTTCCCCGGCGATCTGCTCGGGCCCTCGAACGGCGTCCAGGTGCTGGACGTGTCCGATCCGGCGAATCCGGTACCCACCGCGAACCTCACCGAACCGGCGATGCTCGCCGGCACCTGGGAGAGCCTCAAGGTCAGCCCGGCCCGGAAATTGCTGGTGGGCGTCGGTGTTCCGGCCATGACCGGGTACGGGCTGATCTCGGTCTACGACATCTCCGACTGCGCGCACCCCGTCCTGCTCAATCCCGGCCCGGGCACCAGCCTGTCGATGCCCGTCCCGCTCACCGGCCACGAGGGCGCGTTCTCCCCGGACGGCAATACCTACTGGTCCTCGGGTGTCATCCCGGGCATCGTCAGCGCCGTCGATCTCACCGATCCAGCTCGGCCGCACGTCATCTGGCAGGGCATGCCGGGCTACTCCATGCACGGTATGGGCCTGAGCGACGACGGCAATCGCATGTATCTGACGAACAATATGGGCGGGGTGAGCGTGCTCGACATCAGCGCGGTCCAGCGCCGCGATCCGGATCCGCGGGTACCGGTGCTGACCCAGCTGACCTGGACCGACGGCATGGCGACCCAGCACGCCATCCCGGTCACCTATGGCGGAACCCCGTACGTGTACACCGTGGACGAGGCCGGATCCGGCGGGGTCAAGCTCATCGACATCTCCGACGAACGCCACCCCGAGGTGGTGAACTCGATCAAGCTGGAGATCAACCTGCTCGAAAACCGCACCGAGGCAATCGCTTCGAGCATCGGCGGCTCGATCTTCGCCTACGACTCGCACTACTGCTCGGCCGATCGGCCCGTCGACCCGACGGCGCTGGCCTGCGGCTGGATCTCCTCCGGCATCCGGATCTTCGATGTGCGCGACCCCCTCCGGGTCCGCGAGATCGCCTACTACAACCCGCCCGCGCGCACCGGGCAGAACGCCGAGCTGTGGAACTCGCCGCATGCGCTGGCCTCCATCATCGGACTGCCGCTGCTGAACCTGCCGTCGGTGACACAGGCGATGGAACGGGGCGCGTTCGATCCCGCGCTGGCCTGGAACTCGCGGGGCGGACAGCCGGTATTCGGTGATCTGTCGAGCGACTGGTGCATGTCCGCACCCGAATGGCATGGTTCGACACTGTGGGCCTCCTGCGCGGACAACGGCTTCATGACACTGGCGTTGTCCCCGGACGTCTACACCCCTCCGGCCGACCAGCGTTCGACCATCGGATCGTGA